One genomic segment of Ignavibacteriota bacterium includes these proteins:
- a CDS encoding VOC family protein yields MSNNIGKIGWIDLTTTDSEKIRDFYSKVAGWKFDNISMGDYNDYVMLSPNNEPVSGICRKLGTNKDLPNQWLIYITVENLEQSLEDCLKLGGKIISGPINYGDIAKYCIIEDPSGAVAALYSENKQIKI; encoded by the coding sequence ATGTCAAATAACATTGGAAAAATTGGCTGGATTGATTTAACTACAACTGATTCTGAAAAAATTAGAGATTTTTATTCAAAAGTTGCTGGATGGAAATTTGATAATATTTCGATGGGAGATTACAACGATTACGTTATGTTATCTCCCAATAATGAACCTGTTTCCGGAATTTGTCGCAAACTTGGAACCAATAAAGATTTACCAAATCAGTGGTTAATTTATATTACTGTTGAAAACTTAGAACAAAGTTTGGAAGACTGTTTAAAGTTAGGCGGTAAAATTATTTCTGGTCCTATAAATTACGGCGATATTGCAAAATATTGTATAATTGAAGATCCTTCCGGTGCAGTTGCAGCTTTATACTCAGAAAATAAGCAAATTAAAATTTAA
- a CDS encoding EamA family transporter: MDKSEIKAYLAWVSICIVWGTTYIAIKIGVETFPPMLFAGLRWIIAGPILFLVLILFKNKLPPKKEIKHLIFIGIMLIGFSNGFLVIAEQWIPSGLASLLITTMPFWVVGIESFLPNGPKFNKIIFSGLVVGFLGVSLIFISDFENLFRPGYFLGILFIFLTIIVWSIGSLYAKYKKFSSPPLMRAAIQMIAAGILQLIIALFLGEFENFVFEKNGLLAIIYLVIFGSFLGYVAYIYAISILPVAFVSTYSYINPVIALFLGWFYLDEKIDINIIIGTIIIFSGVALVQFGNRKEVKKV; encoded by the coding sequence TTGGATAAATCCGAAATAAAAGCCTATTTAGCTTGGGTTTCAATCTGCATTGTTTGGGGAACAACTTACATTGCAATAAAAATTGGAGTTGAAACATTTCCGCCGATGTTGTTTGCGGGATTAAGATGGATTATTGCCGGTCCAATTTTATTTCTTGTTTTAATTCTTTTTAAAAACAAATTACCCCCAAAAAAAGAAATTAAACATTTAATATTTATTGGAATAATGTTAATTGGTTTTTCAAACGGATTTTTGGTAATTGCAGAACAATGGATTCCAAGCGGATTGGCAAGTTTGTTAATTACAACAATGCCGTTTTGGGTTGTGGGAATTGAATCATTTTTACCGAACGGACCCAAATTTAATAAAATAATTTTTAGCGGATTGGTAGTTGGCTTTCTGGGAGTTTCATTAATTTTTATAAGTGATTTTGAAAATTTATTTAGACCGGGATATTTTTTAGGAATATTATTTATTTTCTTAACAATAATAGTTTGGTCAATTGGAAGTTTATATGCGAAATATAAAAAATTTAGTTCTCCGCCGCTTATGCGTGCGGCAATTCAAATGATTGCCGCTGGAATTCTTCAGTTAATAATTGCATTATTTTTAGGAGAATTTGAAAATTTTGTTTTTGAGAAAAACGGACTCTTAGCAATAATTTATCTCGTAATTTTCGGATCATTTTTAGGTTATGTTGCATATATTTATGCGATTTCAATTCTACCGGTTGCGTTTGTTTCAACGTATTCTTATATAAATCCGGTTATTGCATTATTTTTAGGCTGGTTTTATTTGGATGAAAAAATTGATATAAATATTATAATCGGAACAATAATTATATTTTCCGGTGTGGCTTTAGTCCAATTCGGAAACCGAAAAGAAGTCAAAAAAGTCTAA
- a CDS encoding acyl-CoA thioesterase: MSKVIFEQEVYTHQVDYVGHLNNIIYIEWMEIGRTKLLEYIGLTFDLLEKENIAPILAQTEIKYKKSLYLAEKVKIEIWVSELKNASAIMSFNFYNSKNELAATGNQLGLFINLKTKKPHRLTLEQRKAFEKVLVDDRD; encoded by the coding sequence ATGAGCAAAGTAATTTTTGAGCAGGAAGTTTATACTCATCAAGTTGATTATGTTGGGCACCTAAATAATATTATTTATATAGAGTGGATGGAAATTGGCAGAACTAAATTATTGGAATATATTGGACTTACTTTTGATTTATTAGAAAAAGAAAATATTGCACCAATACTTGCCCAAACAGAAATTAAGTATAAAAAATCTTTGTATTTAGCAGAAAAAGTAAAAATAGAAATTTGGGTTTCCGAATTAAAAAATGCTTCGGCAATAATGAGTTTTAATTTTTATAATAGTAAAAATGAATTAGCCGCTACGGGAAATCAGTTAGGATTATTTATTAATCTTAAAACAAAAAAACCGCATAGATTAACGTTGGAACAAAGAAAAGCTTTTGAAAAAGTGTTGGTTGACGATAGAGATTAA
- a CDS encoding DUF2892 domain-containing protein, translating to MEKNVGGNDKNIRLVVGIILLIVGLLGSLWIVGLIGVVLIGTAVMGFCPVYIPLKKNTFKDVK from the coding sequence ATGGAAAAGAATGTTGGTGGAAACGATAAAAATATCCGACTTGTAGTTGGGATAATTTTATTAATTGTTGGTTTACTAGGTTCACTTTGGATTGTTGGATTAATTGGTGTTGTTTTAATTGGCACAGCAGTTATGGGTTTTTGCCCGGTTTATATACCATTAAAAAAGAATACTTTTAAAGATGTCAAATAA
- a CDS encoding response regulator codes for MSQALKVIQFDIDENKQLNKSSSTSKKIIFSASKSLQYSATITALLGVISLILEIKLYFQFSYELYLARLFPTLFSFITLITLNSKFGRKHQVGLLHFYLASIIISISFFAYRVPQFYAFNLMGALFLVLIMSHFTIWKIQNQIFAAIYFAVSFLTSAILSNVFIVNEINSWVFGSGVASLLLISILTNHLRNSFVLVGKTNNKKLFNTSEDDEQKNESENTLSNYLDRSVVPLFQLGLDGTIKFANQSFYEIIGNLPESDLKNYNFFTNFINSEKIKTHLIKKLESKGRIENYKLNIVGKDGNEEIYLMDCKVDSSSKDLQIFEGSLKNVTLQFNKEKELQKEIENRKIDKTIAPNVIPNFSNNKNKKPNLLSKLGHELRTPMNSVLGFLTLIENGLFETEEELKEFSRSAKLSAQSLLSILNDVVELSKIEDGEIDILETEFKLSDEIEKVISSVSPYLKEKKLNLTYNLSDNIPEKIISDPIKYNQILVNLVANAIHSTETGTIKILISSRINQDKKFELLTTIEDSSNGIEKTKLDELLGIDLNKEMGKTKITTNMLHVLICKELLKLMDGNLFAKSEIGKGSKFGFSLNLKSVNNAKNENENVNDENQFDIIYTNKPKLLLVEDNPISRKVEKKLLEDAGYYVDCVDNGFDAIQKVSNGNYNLVLMDIELKDLNGLETTKKIRTLPEAVSKIPIVAVTAQSSMKDREKCLLAGMNDYISKPINITFLKMTIDQWLNAAKNM; via the coding sequence ATGAGTCAGGCACTTAAAGTTATTCAATTTGATATTGATGAAAATAAGCAGTTGAATAAAAGCAGCTCAACCTCTAAAAAAATAATTTTTTCTGCTTCAAAATCTTTACAATATTCTGCAACAATTACTGCACTTCTTGGAGTAATTTCTTTAATTCTCGAAATTAAACTATACTTTCAATTTTCTTACGAATTATATCTCGCAAGATTATTTCCTACTTTATTTTCTTTTATTACGTTAATTACCCTAAATTCAAAATTTGGGAGAAAACATCAAGTTGGATTACTGCATTTTTATCTTGCTTCAATAATAATTTCGATAAGTTTTTTTGCATATAGAGTTCCGCAGTTTTATGCATTCAATTTAATGGGAGCACTATTTTTAGTTTTGATTATGTCTCACTTTACAATCTGGAAAATTCAAAACCAAATATTTGCAGCAATTTATTTTGCAGTTTCGTTTTTAACATCGGCAATTCTATCAAATGTTTTTATAGTAAATGAAATAAATTCTTGGGTTTTTGGAAGCGGAGTTGCGTCACTTTTACTAATTTCTATTTTAACAAATCATTTAAGAAATTCATTTGTTTTGGTTGGAAAGACAAATAACAAAAAGTTATTTAATACATCAGAAGACGATGAACAAAAAAATGAATCGGAAAATACTTTATCAAATTATTTAGATAGATCGGTTGTGCCCTTATTCCAATTGGGTTTAGACGGAACAATAAAATTTGCAAATCAATCTTTTTACGAAATTATTGGAAATTTACCGGAGAGTGATTTAAAGAATTATAATTTTTTTACAAATTTTATTAATAGCGAAAAAATTAAAACGCATTTAATAAAAAAGTTAGAAAGCAAAGGAAGAATTGAAAATTATAAATTGAATATTGTTGGAAAAGACGGAAATGAAGAAATTTATTTAATGGATTGCAAAGTTGATTCAAGTTCAAAGGATTTGCAAATTTTTGAAGGGTCACTTAAAAATGTAACTTTGCAGTTTAACAAAGAAAAGGAACTTCAAAAGGAAATTGAAAATAGAAAAATTGATAAAACCATTGCACCAAATGTAATTCCAAATTTTTCAAATAATAAAAATAAAAAACCAAACTTATTATCAAAGTTAGGACATGAGCTTCGCACACCAATGAATTCCGTTTTGGGATTTTTAACTTTGATAGAGAACGGATTATTCGAAACCGAAGAAGAACTTAAAGAATTTTCCAGAAGTGCAAAATTATCGGCTCAATCTTTATTAAGTATTTTAAATGATGTTGTTGAGCTTTCTAAAATTGAAGACGGCGAAATTGATATTCTCGAAACTGAATTTAAATTAAGTGATGAAATTGAAAAAGTAATTTCGTCAGTTAGTCCGTATTTAAAAGAAAAAAAACTAAATTTAACATATAATTTAAGTGATAACATTCCGGAAAAAATCATTTCCGATCCAATTAAGTACAACCAAATTTTGGTTAATCTTGTTGCAAACGCAATTCATTCAACAGAAACGGGAACAATAAAAATTTTAATCAGCTCAAGAATTAATCAAGATAAGAAATTTGAACTTCTTACAACAATTGAAGATTCAAGCAATGGAATTGAAAAAACAAAGTTAGATGAACTTTTAGGTATAGATCTGAATAAGGAAATGGGAAAAACTAAAATAACGACAAATATGCTTCACGTTTTAATTTGTAAAGAATTATTAAAACTTATGGATGGAAATCTTTTTGCAAAATCTGAAATTGGAAAGGGAAGTAAGTTTGGTTTTAGCCTTAATTTGAAAAGTGTAAACAATGCAAAAAACGAAAATGAAAACGTAAACGATGAAAATCAATTTGATATAATTTATACTAACAAGCCCAAATTATTGCTTGTTGAAGATAATCCAATAAGCAGAAAAGTTGAAAAAAAATTATTGGAAGATGCCGGTTATTATGTTGATTGTGTTGATAACGGTTTTGATGCAATTCAAAAAGTTTCAAATGGAAATTATAATTTAGTACTTATGGATATTGAACTTAAAGATTTGAATGGATTGGAAACAACTAAAAAAATTAGAACTTTGCCTGAAGCAGTTAGTAAAATTCCTATTGTTGCAGTAACTGCTCAATCAAGTATGAAAGATAGAGAAAAGTGTCTGCTTGCCGGAATGAATGATTATATTTCAAAACCGATAAATATTACTTTTCTCAAAATGACAATTGATCAATGGCTAAATGCTGCAAAGAATATGTGA
- a CDS encoding DUF2723 domain-containing protein has translation MNKNMLHKIIGGFVFFITAFVYFLTVQPSVSFWDCGEFIASSNLLQVPHPPGTPFFLILGRFFAMIPFAENIAFRVNTISVLSSAFTVLFLYLIAVKLIEYYKRNENGNLFESIITYVSAAIGALSLAFSDTFWFNSMEAEVYALATFFIAFVTWLMVVWNEKADEEDNEKYLLMIAYLVGLSTGVHLMAVLALVPIVLVIYTRKYLTDEKHFKETAYIFLGHSVVILIVAAALWASAPTNPPSAEEHEAFDSKFLVFSIFTSAIIMGIFFKKIFHRNSFYIPIVIGGITLFATYPGIVKHIPNVISKLGGNDLTLDIIIILALSGIIGFLVYWSAKENKQTLHLIFKSLLFAIVGFSSYAMIIIRSNQDTPINLNSPKTFPELVSYLNREQYGDQPIFKRRFTREPHQQEVYSNYSSDLDFFWTYQMNHMFNRYLLWNYVGRESTVEDAGIKLSQLWAVPFIVALFGIFYHYKRDWKLATVFLIMFIFLGYLTAFYQNQQQPQPRERDYFYVGAFFVFSIWIALGIRGIFDLLSEFLANSSVKKPIFTAIAILMMILIPANMLSSNYFKNNRSRNFVPWDYSYNILQSAAPNAIIFTNGDNDTFPLWYLQDVEGVRRDVRIANLSLLNTPWYIFQLKDTEPHGAPKIKMNLTDAQIAAIAPSQWKTRNISVPISPNIYKEFGITDTSITNKGMISWKMEPSVNFGSVQAVRAQDIVAMDIVRANINDRPIYFAVTTPDNSKIGLNNYMEMEGLAYRITPKTNTDYFSSINPKILWKQLMEEPNDYNTNYQPGFKFRGLNDSTIFMDDNHTRLTLNYRHAFLQLANYYLSELKDNEKTVQVLDKLEEKIPRKIIPLDYRLQYNFANFYLIAGRRDKFIEYAKEIEIQALADLDKNGYIPSGDYNPYIVLKQIYDNLGEYDKFIALLNKLKEAVPNDPSVERLIDQYKQLSNKSAPQIPPQNK, from the coding sequence ATGAATAAAAATATGCTTCACAAAATAATTGGCGGTTTTGTTTTTTTCATCACTGCATTTGTTTACTTTTTAACAGTTCAACCTTCGGTTTCCTTTTGGGATTGTGGTGAATTTATTGCTTCATCAAATTTATTGCAAGTTCCGCATCCTCCGGGAACTCCGTTTTTCTTAATTCTGGGCAGATTTTTTGCAATGATTCCTTTTGCGGAAAATATTGCATTTAGAGTAAATACAATTTCGGTCTTGTCAAGCGCATTTACAGTTCTTTTTCTTTATTTAATTGCCGTAAAATTAATTGAATATTACAAAAGAAATGAAAACGGAAATTTGTTTGAGTCAATAATTACTTACGTTTCTGCCGCAATTGGAGCTTTATCTTTAGCTTTCAGCGATACTTTTTGGTTTAACTCAATGGAAGCAGAAGTTTATGCTTTGGCAACATTTTTTATTGCATTCGTAACTTGGTTAATGGTTGTTTGGAATGAAAAAGCTGATGAAGAAGACAACGAAAAATATTTATTGATGATTGCTTATTTAGTCGGATTATCAACCGGCGTGCATTTGATGGCAGTCTTGGCTTTGGTGCCGATTGTTTTGGTAATTTATACAAGAAAATATTTAACTGATGAAAAACATTTTAAGGAAACAGCTTATATTTTTCTTGGTCATTCGGTTGTAATTTTAATTGTCGCAGCAGCTTTGTGGGCGTCTGCACCGACAAATCCACCATCAGCAGAAGAACACGAAGCATTTGATTCTAAGTTTTTGGTTTTTTCAATATTTACAAGTGCAATAATTATGGGAATTTTCTTTAAGAAAATTTTCCACAGAAATTCATTTTATATTCCAATTGTAATTGGCGGAATTACACTTTTTGCAACTTACCCGGGAATTGTAAAACATATTCCAAACGTAATTTCAAAATTAGGCGGTAATGATTTAACATTAGATATAATTATAATTTTAGCTTTATCCGGAATTATTGGTTTCTTAGTTTATTGGTCAGCAAAAGAAAATAAACAAACACTTCATTTAATTTTTAAAAGCTTGCTATTTGCAATTGTTGGTTTTTCATCTTATGCAATGATAATTATTAGATCAAATCAAGATACGCCGATAAACTTAAATAGCCCAAAAACTTTTCCCGAATTAGTAAGTTATTTAAATAGAGAACAATACGGCGATCAGCCAATATTTAAGAGAAGATTTACTAGAGAACCGCATCAGCAAGAAGTTTATTCAAATTACTCAAGTGATTTAGATTTCTTTTGGACATACCAAATGAATCATATGTTTAATAGATATTTATTATGGAATTATGTCGGACGTGAATCAACAGTTGAAGATGCCGGAATTAAACTTTCTCAATTGTGGGCTGTTCCATTTATTGTTGCGTTATTTGGAATTTTCTATCACTATAAGCGCGATTGGAAACTTGCTACCGTATTTTTAATAATGTTTATTTTCCTCGGATACTTAACTGCATTTTATCAAAACCAGCAGCAGCCGCAGCCGAGAGAAAGAGATTATTTTTATGTTGGTGCATTTTTCGTTTTTTCAATTTGGATTGCTCTTGGTATAAGAGGAATTTTCGATTTGCTTTCAGAATTCCTCGCAAACTCAAGTGTTAAGAAACCAATATTTACAGCAATTGCAATCTTAATGATGATTCTAATTCCAGCAAACATGTTAAGTTCAAATTATTTCAAAAATAATAGATCAAGAAATTTTGTGCCTTGGGATTATTCATATAACATTTTACAAAGTGCTGCGCCAAACGCAATAATTTTTACAAACGGCGATAATGATACTTTCCCGCTTTGGTATTTGCAAGATGTTGAAGGCGTTAGACGTGATGTTAGAATTGCAAATTTAAGTTTGCTAAACACACCATGGTACATTTTTCAATTGAAAGATACGGAACCGCACGGAGCGCCGAAAATTAAAATGAATTTAACCGATGCGCAAATTGCTGCAATTGCTCCAAGTCAATGGAAAACAAGAAATATTTCGGTTCCAATTTCACCAAATATATATAAGGAATTTGGTATTACAGATACTTCAATTACTAACAAAGGAATGATTTCTTGGAAGATGGAACCTTCAGTAAATTTTGGTAGCGTTCAAGCTGTTAGAGCTCAAGATATTGTTGCAATGGATATTGTTAGAGCCAATATAAATGACCGTCCAATTTACTTTGCGGTAACAACTCCTGATAATAGTAAAATTGGTTTAAATAATTATATGGAAATGGAAGGCTTGGCATATCGCATTACACCAAAAACTAATACCGATTATTTTTCATCCATAAATCCTAAAATTCTTTGGAAACAATTGATGGAAGAACCGAATGATTATAATACAAATTATCAACCGGGATTTAAATTTAGAGGATTAAACGACAGTACAATTTTCATGGATGATAATCATACAAGATTAACTTTAAATTATCGACACGCTTTTTTACAGTTAGCAAATTATTATTTGAGCGAATTGAAGGATAACGAAAAAACTGTACAAGTTTTAGATAAATTGGAAGAAAAAATTCCAAGAAAAATAATTCCTTTGGATTATAGACTTCAATATAATTTTGCTAATTTTTATTTAATTGCCGGAAGACGCGATAAATTTATTGAATATGCAAAAGAGATTGAAATTCAAGCATTAGCAGATTTGGACAAAAACGGATATATTCCATCCGGGGATTACAATCCATATATTGTATTAAAACAAATTTATGATAATCTAGGTGAATATGATAAGTTTATTGCGCTCTTAAATAAACTAAAAGAGGCTGTTCCAAATGATCCATCGGTTGAAAGATTAATAGATCAATATAAACAATTATCAAATAAATCAGCTCCGCAAATTCCTCCGCAGAATAAATAG
- a CDS encoding phosphatase PAP2 family protein, producing MTDFFYSIDLEIFNFINQTISNPIFDKFFPFITSIKNWIIAYIILWFILFFKGGKRGKIAAITVIFLIITSDQISSNLLKNFFDRIRPCNALDNVNLLISKTKSFSFPSSHAVNNFAVATFFYKLYPKFKWILFTIAALMAFSRPYVGVHYPSDIFFGAIIGIFIGLIFSILVKFIEQKISKS from the coding sequence ATGACAGATTTTTTCTATTCAATAGATTTAGAAATTTTCAATTTCATAAATCAAACTATTTCCAACCCTATTTTCGATAAATTTTTTCCATTTATTACATCAATAAAAAATTGGATTATAGCTTATATAATTCTCTGGTTTATTTTATTTTTTAAAGGTGGAAAAAGAGGTAAAATTGCGGCAATTACTGTAATATTTTTGATTATTACATCAGACCAAATTAGTAGTAATTTACTTAAAAATTTTTTTGATAGAATTAGACCTTGCAATGCTTTGGATAATGTTAATCTTTTAATTAGTAAAACAAAATCATTTTCATTTCCTTCTTCGCATGCGGTAAATAATTTTGCAGTAGCTACATTTTTCTATAAATTGTATCCAAAATTTAAATGGATTTTATTTACAATTGCCGCATTAATGGCATTTTCCAGACCTTATGTCGGCGTGCATTATCCATCTGATATATTTTTCGGAGCAATTATTGGAATTTTTATTGGTTTAATTTTTTCAATTTTAGTAAAATTTATTGAACAAAAAATTAGTAAAAGTTAA
- a CDS encoding AMP nucleosidase: MKTKLDIAKNWLPRYTGTKLESFGEYFLLTNFNNYVSKFAEQFNCDVSGEGRPMQAATNSAGLSIINFGIGSANAATIMDLLIAKAPKGILFLGKCGGLKKSTELGHFILPTAAIRGDGTSNEYMPPEVPALPSFKLHKFVSDKIVAHNLEYRTGVVYTSNRRVWEWDNDFKEYLKKLGTIGIDMETATIFIAGYANQIVRGALLLVSDLPMLPEGVKTEESDLIVTKNFVDLHLQIGIEAMTDIEAKGETIKHFTF, encoded by the coding sequence ATGAAAACAAAACTTGATATAGCAAAAAATTGGCTGCCGCGTTATACCGGAACGAAATTAGAAAGTTTTGGTGAATATTTTTTATTAACCAATTTCAATAATTATGTTTCCAAATTTGCAGAACAATTTAATTGTGATGTTAGCGGTGAAGGCAGACCAATGCAAGCCGCCACAAATTCCGCCGGCTTATCAATTATAAATTTTGGTATCGGATCTGCAAATGCCGCAACAATTATGGATTTGTTAATTGCAAAAGCTCCAAAGGGAATTTTATTTTTGGGCAAATGCGGCGGATTGAAAAAATCAACGGAACTTGGACATTTTATTTTGCCAACTGCAGCAATTAGAGGAGACGGAACAAGCAATGAATATATGCCTCCGGAAGTTCCCGCACTTCCTTCTTTTAAACTTCACAAATTTGTTTCGGATAAAATTGTTGCTCACAACTTAGAATATAGAACCGGCGTAGTTTATACTTCGAACAGAAGAGTTTGGGAATGGGATAACGATTTTAAAGAATATCTGAAAAAATTAGGTACAATTGGAATTGATATGGAAACCGCAACAATTTTTATTGCCGGTTATGCAAATCAAATTGTTAGAGGTGCTTTATTGTTGGTGTCTGATCTTCCGATGCTGCCGGAAGGCGTAAAAACTGAAGAATCCGACTTAATAGTAACTAAAAATTTTGTAGATCTTCATCTTCAAATTGGAATTGAAGCAATGACAGATATTGAAGCTAAAGGTGAAACAATTAAACATTTTACATTTTAG
- a CDS encoding LOG family protein, protein MNPKIVTVFGSAIPQPGSEEYENAYKIGKLLAQNGFNICSGGAQGIMDAVSKGAMEEGKSAIGITVDIFNSITTQHLTNEVKCDTLFERIDNLIKYGDAFIILPGGTGTFLELAVVWELINKNIIEQKPISCFGTMWEKIIVVMDERLDYEKKRTGLVKCHNSAEEIVDFIKFELNNN, encoded by the coding sequence ATGAATCCCAAAATTGTTACTGTTTTTGGAAGTGCAATTCCACAACCCGGAAGCGAAGAATATGAAAATGCCTATAAAATAGGAAAACTTTTAGCTCAAAATGGATTTAATATTTGTTCGGGCGGTGCTCAGGGAATTATGGATGCTGTTTCTAAAGGCGCAATGGAAGAAGGGAAATCTGCAATTGGAATTACAGTTGATATTTTTAATTCTATAACAACTCAACATTTAACCAACGAAGTAAAGTGCGATACACTTTTTGAACGAATTGATAATCTTATAAAATACGGTGATGCATTTATTATTCTTCCCGGCGGAACCGGAACTTTTTTGGAACTTGCTGTAGTTTGGGAATTGATAAACAAAAATATTATTGAGCAAAAACCAATTTCATGTTTTGGAACTATGTGGGAAAAAATTATTGTTGTAATGGATGAAAGATTAGACTATGAAAAGAAAAGAACGGGATTAGTTAAATGTCATAATTCAGCTGAGGAAATAGTTGATTTTATAAAATTTGAGTTAAATAATAATTAG
- the rocD gene encoding ornithine--oxo-acid transaminase, giving the protein MVSQDFMELEDKFGAHNYHPLPVVLAKGEGVFLWDVEGKKYYDFLSAYSAVNQGHCHPKIINTLIEQAKILTLTSRAFYNDALGPYEKYITEYFGYDKVLPMNSGAEADETALKICRRWAYDKKGIPENEAKIIVCDGNFHGRTITVISMSTDPDSYKGFGPYTPGFVKIPYNDLSALEKALEDKNVAGFLVEPIQGEAGVFVPDEGYLKKAYDLCKSKNVLFIADEVQTGIARTGKLLACDHENVKPDILILGKALSGGVMPVSAVLANDEIMLVIKPGEHGSTFGGNPLACKIAITALEVVKEEKLAENAENLGKLFRDELAKINSDMIELIRGKGLLNAIIIKPKNGKEAWDVCLKMKENGLLAKPTHQHIIRFAPPLVINEEQILEAVEIIKKSLVEI; this is encoded by the coding sequence ATGGTTTCGCAAGATTTTATGGAGTTGGAAGATAAATTTGGAGCACATAATTATCATCCTTTGCCGGTTGTTTTGGCAAAAGGTGAAGGAGTATTTTTGTGGGATGTTGAAGGAAAAAAATATTACGATTTTCTTTCCGCATATTCTGCTGTTAATCAAGGTCATTGTCATCCCAAAATTATAAATACATTAATTGAACAGGCAAAAATTTTAACACTTACTTCACGCGCATTTTATAATGATGCTCTTGGTCCATATGAAAAATATATAACAGAATATTTTGGATATGATAAAGTTTTGCCGATGAACTCCGGAGCCGAAGCTGATGAAACTGCATTAAAAATTTGTCGCCGCTGGGCTTATGATAAAAAAGGAATTCCGGAAAACGAAGCAAAAATAATTGTATGCGACGGAAATTTTCACGGAAGAACAATAACCGTAATTTCTATGTCAACTGATCCGGATTCTTATAAAGGATTTGGTCCTTACACACCGGGATTTGTAAAAATTCCTTATAACGATTTATCTGCTTTAGAAAAAGCACTTGAAGATAAAAATGTTGCGGGATTTTTGGTTGAACCAATTCAAGGTGAAGCGGGAGTTTTTGTTCCCGATGAAGGATATTTGAAAAAAGCTTATGATTTGTGCAAATCCAAAAATGTACTTTTTATTGCCGATGAAGTACAAACCGGAATTGCAAGAACAGGAAAACTTTTAGCATGCGATCACGAAAATGTTAAACCGGATATTTTAATTTTAGGCAAAGCATTATCTGGCGGAGTTATGCCGGTTTCCGCAGTTTTAGCAAATGATGAAATTATGCTTGTAATAAAACCGGGTGAACACGGCTCTACATTTGGCGGAAATCCGCTTGCATGCAAAATTGCAATTACAGCTTTAGAAGTTGTAAAAGAAGAAAAATTAGCTGAAAATGCTGAAAATTTAGGTAAACTTTTTAGAGATGAATTAGCAAAAATTAATTCTGATATGATAGAATTAATACGCGGGAAAGGTTTATTAAACGCAATTATTATTAAACCTAAAAACGGAAAAGAAGCTTGGGATGTTTGCTTGAAAATGAAAGAAAACGGTTTACTTGCAAAACCAACTCATCAACATATAATAAGATTTGCGCCGCCTTTGGTAATTAATGAAGAGCAAATTTTAGAAGCTGTAGAAATAATTAAAAAATCACTTGTAGAGATTTAG